A single window of Gossypium arboreum isolate Shixiya-1 chromosome 13, ASM2569848v2, whole genome shotgun sequence DNA harbors:
- the LOC108463892 gene encoding uncharacterized protein LOC108463892 has protein sequence MDKRRNSKGGQRSRRGILLDDDDDARGDSQNFWGPCRTLHDYFIDLSGKRASVREEALSTILKALTLNIEQKFVELNFVTLVYQCLHFIKKGSPTEMKQAAHIIGLLSMITTTVEKVHEAYEDVLTALSQGGLKPKLKTLEILGCLTVVTFFGASNSDETESVMKLLWDLINPGTDSSIERKDSPAVLTAMISAWSFLLSTIDGWRLSHKNWQGAITYFSNIIDSDDEELCAAACEALALVFESNCLEKFSSATKDSNKELKDNIIKQLRSRLSETGNERISSQDPRTGFNSASAALDFLEDRKCANTHVTIGGQKLILSTWSQKVQLKFLKHFLRNDGFVKHMMENENFHNVFDFHPKRRNDWGNVLYVPEREEVTILLFRPMVARHNDCSLLPSLTRDKQLAKKKTMSPNSHLSKARTQLLKKQRDLSLKEREFDCFDY, from the exons ATGGACAAGAGGAGAAATA GTAAAGGCGGCCAACGATCAAGAAGAGGCATTCtacttgatgatgatgatgatgctagaGGTGATTCGCAGAATTTCTGGGGTCCATGCAGGACTCTTCATGATTACTTCATAGATTTGTCAGGAAAAAG GGCATCGGTGAGAGAGGAAGCACTTTCAACAATTCTCAAGGCTTTAACTCTCAACATAGAGCAAAAATTTGTAGAACTGAA TTTTGTAACACTAGTGTATCAATGCTTGCATTTCATTAAAAAGGGTTCTCCTACAGAGATGAAGCAAGCAGCACATATTATTG GATTGCTGTCAATGATTACTACTACTGTTGAGAAGGTGCACGAAGCATATGAAGATGTGTTGACTGCACTTTCCCAGGGAGGACTAAAACCTAAGCTTAAAACCTTGGAG ATTCTTGGTTGCTTGACTGTTGTTACATTTTTCGGTGCAAGCAACTCGGATGAGACTGAATCAGTAATGAAGCTACTTTGGGACTTAATTAATCCTGGAACTGACTCTAGT ATTGAAAGGAAAGATTCACCAGCCGTTTTAACTGCCATGATATCCgcttggtcctttcttctttcTACCATTGATGGGTGGAGGCTAAGTCACAAAAATTGGCAAGG GGCAATTACATATTTCTCCAACATAATAGACAGTGACGATGAAGAACTATGTGCAGCAGCATGTGAGGCTCTTGCTTTAGTATTTGAATCCAACTGTTTGGAGAAATTCTCAAGTGCAACCAAGGAttcaaacaaagaacttaaggaCAACATTATAAAGCAACTCAGAAGCCGGTTGTCAGAAACAGGCAATGAAAGAATTTCTAGTCAAGATCCAAGAACAGGGTTCAATTCTGCTTCGGCTGCTTTAGATTTCCTAGAG GATAGGAAATGTGCAAATACTCATGTGACAATTGGTGGGCAGAAACTCATTTTATCAACATGGTCTCAAAAAGTACAG CTAAAGTTTTTGAAGCATTTTCTAAGAAATGATGGATTCGTGAAGCATATGATG GAAAATGAAAACTTCCATAATGTTTTCGACTTCCATCCGAAAAGAAGGAATGATTGGGGCAATGTACTATATGTGCCCGAAAGAGAAGAG GTTACTATTTTGCTTTTCCGACCTATGGTTGCTAGACACAATGATTGCTCTCTGCTACCATCCCTAACCAGAGACAAGCAGTTAGCAAAG AAGAAGACCATGTCTCCCAATTCCCACTTGAGCAAGGCAAGGACTCAATTACTTAAAAAACAGCGAGACTTATCATTAAAG GAGAGAGAGTTTGATTGCTTTGACTACTGA